TGCTCTGTCAGACAGGAAGTGAGAGCAATGTTTTCAGCTGTGATCTGATGTCTGACTCCTCTTTTTACCTGAAACAACATAAACACAATGATGTACCCATCATTCCTGGTGCCTTCCATGCTGAGCTGGGTTTAGCTGCATTCATGGCCAGCGCCAAACCAAAGGTCCCTCTAAAGTCACTGCAACTCAGTGTCAGTTTTCACAGTCCATTTGTTTTAATGCCAAACTCACCAGAAATGAAGGTGCAACTGGACCAAACAGAGGAAGAAACTAGGTTTACTGTGCTGTCACCATCTGCAGTTTATGCATCTGGTACAGTGGTTTCAAAGAAGGAGCGGCTGGTTGAGGAGCAGTGCATTTCACTAAAATCCATCTATGAAAGATGCCGCTCTGCAGTGAGCGCTCAGGAGTTCTATGGGTATCTCTCCCAGGGAGGCTTTCAGTATGGagatgtgttccagatcaaaggGAATGTGCATTATGGGGAAGATCTGAAAGAAGCTTATTCACTGATCATAGTTCCAGAGAAACTGCGGCCTCAGTTGCATGATTACTGCATTCATCCAGTGGTTCTGGATTTTCTGATGCAGCTTCTCCCAGTAACAGTTGAGCACATTTTTGCTGGTAGGCCAGGATTTCCAGCCAAAATAGGAAGCCTGACAGTGTTTGAACCCTTGGAAGAAGAGATGGTTGTGTATCTGAGAGCAATTGATGTGGATGTTGATCAGTTTGAGGTTTGTGGCTGCTTTGCAGATATGGAAGGTAGGGTTTTGGTTGAAGTTAAACATGTGATAATCAAGTACCTTGGCAGCCGTTCTCATGTGGTTGACGAGTACTTTTACCACAATGACTTCAGTGTCATTCCTGAAGGCACGGAACCCACTTCCCGTCCAAGGGCCTTGGTCTTCTGTGATGACCTGGGTATCTCCAGAGGTCTGGAACAGCATTTGGACTCAAGGTCGAAATACATTTCATCCAAACATGCCAAAGACATCTTGAGTCATGGCTTCCCTACTCTTCTGGAGAATCTTAACATCAAAGATATTGAGAAAAACTTTGATGAGGTGTTATTTTTATGGGGCAAAGATGATCTCTCATCCATGACAGCAGATGTCGTCCTACAGAATTTGGCAAACTGCTGTGAGATTTTCCAGCAAATAGTCCTAAAGCTGAAGCAAATTCACTTCCCAAACTCTATCAGAGCGGTAACGTACCGTTCCTCTGACATCACAGTAGACCACATAAGTCCAGGTTTTGCTCTCGCTGGTATGACAAGATCAGTGGCTGCCGAGATACCAGAGCTTTCATTTCAGCTCATTGATATAAACAGTGTGTCCGCTCAGGACATCGCAGCTCTTTCTCAGGTCCTAAGAGCATATCCTTGCATTAAGTATCCTGAACTGGTGGTAAAAGATGGAATGATCTTGAAACCTTCCGTTGTCCGTACTCCACCTCAGGTCACTGACAGTACAGAGGGCACTTTTTCCACTACTATGTCTGATCCCTGCATTTTTCAGACAGACAATGCACACAGAACAACAAACGTGAGTGCCGTTCATTGTGTCGAAGAGGTTCAGCCGATAAGTGAGCAACTGGTTGAAATTCAGCCCACTaacatatgtgttcattcatctgaCTACTTCCCTGTGAGTGCTTCACATCTAAAATTTGGCCAGACACTGTATTGGAACAAACATTCCTCTCAGAGGCACAAGCTGATTGCTCTTGATTTTAGTGGAACTATTACAGCAGTCGGAAAAAATGTCAGGAAACTGAAAGTAGGAGACCATGTTGCTTCCTGTTATCCAGTGACAGCAGCCAGCAAAGTCAGAGTTCCAGAAGATGTGTGTTACAGTACCAAGCGATTcccattctggcaaaaatcaccTTGTGTTTCCTACTTTGTTCTGGCGTGGGAGGTCTTACACCGAGCATTACCAAGGCCAAAACATCATCTAGGAATCATATCCTCTGTTCATGATTCTGTTCTGGTGAAAGTCTTGGCACTTACAGCTCACGAATCAGGGTGGACTGTGGTTGTTGGAACACAATGCAATGGGTCTTTTGTAGATGTCAGTAAAATTGAAGCTTTTGTCATCCTCCCTCCATTTGATGAAACCCTGATCGCTAAAGTTGGCAGCTTTCCTGGTGTCAAATACATTGTCACTGTCTGTGAGTCCCAGCAGCAGTGTTTGCTTGCACAGGACATGTTGCAAAGTATAAATGATAGTGTCCACCTGCAGACAATTCAAATGCCAGTCATTCTGCGAAAGGGATACTTGACAACACAGAAGCCACAACTGTTGCACTGGCTGAAGTCTTTGAACTTCAGCAGGAAATTTACTCTTGAAAGTTTTACTTTTCAAAGTCTGAAACCTGAAAACATCAAGACCCTTGATTCAGAAAAATCTGAATCATACTTCAACTCAACAAAAGTGCCTGTTGTGGTTTTGGGAAAAGATGACAGTGTAACCCAATCTGACATACCATTGCTGCCAACAACAAAAAAGCTCTTCCATAAGCAGGCACTCTACATTGTGGTAGGTGGTCTCTCTGGTTTAGGCTTTGAAACTGTCAAGTTCATCTCACAAAAAGGAGGTGAGTACATTGTTATACTGTCAAGAAGCAAGCCTAATCCAGATGTGCAGCAAGAGATACACAATTTAGAGAAGCGGTGTGGAAACTGCATCACTACCATGGAGTGTGATGTATCTGTCTCTGAGCATGTGCACAGGGTGGTCCGAGCCATTGGCCAGAAGTTCCCTGACTGTCCAATCAGAGGAGTTTTTCACAGTGCAGTTGTTTTGCATGATGGTCTGATTGAGACCCTTGACAGATCTCTCTATGAGAAAGTTTTCAAACCCAAAGTAAACGGTGTTCTGAATTTGCACAATGCAACACAGCACTGCCAGCTCGATTACTTTGTGTGTTTCTCATCTATCTCAGCCTTTCTAGGAAACGCATCACAAACTAATTATGCAGCTGCCAACACATTCCTAGACACGTTCTGTCAGTACAGGCGCAAACTTGGTTTGCCAGGGCAGTCAATCAACTGGGGAGCTCTGAACCTTGGTCTCCTCCTGAATAAAGAACATTTCCAGAAGTTTCTGGAAGCAAAAGGGATGATGGTGCTGGATGTGGGTGAGATTCACAGAAGCTTGGAGCAGTGCCTTGTCCTCAACCGACCCCAACAGGCAGTTTGCAGGTTTCACTACAGAAACATCAGGTACACCGTCCTGTCCCAAAATCCTGCGTTGAGCAATAGGCTGTTTTCAATAGTAGAGCAGGTGTTCCTAAAATCCACAGAAACCCATGTGGAACCAAAACTGACAGATTCAGTCTCACCAGAAGAGTATGTCAACTCTCTCCTCAGTAAAACCATTGGTATGGACGAGAGTGAGCTGAAAGAGGAATTGCCTCTTTCATCCCTAGGAGTTGACTCCATGCAGGCCATGACTCTGCAAAATCTCATCTTTCAGGAGAGAGGAGTGAATTTGCCTTTGGTGAAACTTTTAGATCCCACTGCCACAATATCATCACTAGTAGCATTATTAATATGAGGGTTCTGGGAGTGATATCAAGGGTACTTTCCTGTTGTAGAAACAGAAAATGTCTCAGACTAACTACAAAAATAAtgtgcccacacttgaaaaccctcggccttcagtccacgccaaaatTTTTCAcatatggacggacagatggatggccAGACGAATCAACAGACAGGCGAGAAACTGATAACAATACCCTGCAGCGAATGCTAAGGGTAAAAATGTGAAAGCCACAGTCAGTGCAAGAGGTTTATATTGTGGTTTTGAGTTTTCCTTGTGTATTTCTGTGATAAACTAtgattccttttttgttttgtgcctATATTATAATTAATTTGAACTCATCTATTAAATACTCaaacttgtatatgtatttcaTTCAGCTTTGAGTCCAGGATGACCCTGAAAACATTTAACAATGCAATTCCATATACAAGCTGtaatttgatttcttttttttaattattattttaatgtacaCTTACTAATAAATGTAGATGTAAGTTGAGAGCATATAATCTTGTACTACACATTTTCAATAAAGCTTTATCATTAATCCGTGTTACTGTAATTTTCTTGCTGGCATCGGCCTGTACTACACAACACAACTTTTATCTGCCTTTTTCCTACTCGTCACTCATAGTTCATGGTCAGTTTTTATCACTGTATGTTCACTGGTTCTGATTATCATCTTTATGATGCTTACTGACCAAAGCATGTGATACAGCAATGGAGCATCTCCCATTAATGTTCAGTTGAGGGCATAGGTCATTACTGAGGCTTATGCCATTTAAACCATTAACATTTATAGGAATATGACAGTTGCTTTTTgatatgtcagtagttttagtGGCCTCCACAGCAGTCTAAAGGTGCGATATGAATAAGCCTATATTAGGCTATAACAATATGTGTTTGCTACTTAAGGCTAATgacttcattttgtcttctgttaataataataatgataataataataataataataataataataataataataaactttattgcagacacaagtccataaaccacaagcacacaacatacagaataaaaaggataaaaaagaataaaaaggagatacagaaattatacaaactattgcaccaatgcTGTCTCAGTTTAGAGGTGAAACGATAGcagcttttcataatgtaattatactttccgtttttcttttgttcagacaaggcatAGTTTTTAgctgttacctgcttgacagttttccactgtgactccagctgataaatgacatgtcagcagcacctcggatgacgcttctgaggaagacgaGTCACAGTCgcaactgtcaagcaggtaacatctacaaCTAAACCTTGTCTgaacacaagaaaaaagaaaagtatggtTGCTACTTATTGCTAATGACAAaaaaagataagatactttatcaTACATTGTTTGCCATGGTTGATAAGCTTACAAACCCTCCTAAACAGATAGCTGAAGAACTCCTTTCCACAAAAAAGTGCAATGAATTTGtttgctttttcagtgaaaaatccaATCTATAACATCAAATATCAACACAActcagcaaaacaaaacaataataatgcaaTGCATAAAACCTCTCAGAAATAATTCAACCACTATGTCAAAATTTGATACAGTTGACCAAAAAAACTATAGAGGAAACAGTTCAGGAGCTTAAACCATCAACATGCTGTCTTAACACAATGCCATcctacttttttaaaactactgTGAAGTCTGTCCAATCTGATTTGCAGCAAATAATAATCAAGTATGTTACCTAAACCCCTAAAAGTAGCTGCCATTAAGCCACTCTTGAAAACTTGACTACTATTGTTACGCAGATTACACACAGATTTATTGTGAGACGGATTTATTTATTGTGTCACTGTTTAGAGCAAGTAAATAACTGGATGAACCAAAATTTCCTTCAGTGAAATCAGGACAAAACTGAGGCAACTGTTTTCGGCAATAAAGAGAAGGGGATTGCTGTTGGTAAATACCTTGAATCACTGTTTCTAAAAACCAAAGACCAAATTTGAAATCTTGGTGTGCTGATAGACTCAGATCTGACCTTCAGTCATATCAAATAAATCTCCAAAACTGCCTTCTATCAGCTAAAGAAAATATCTAGAGTAAAAGGTTTTATGTCCCAAACAGATCAAGAGAAGCTAATTCATGCTTTCATCTCCAGTAGACTCGACTACTGTAATGGTCTTCTGGTCTACAAGTCATTGAATGGTTTAGGTCCAGAATACATGAATGAGATGGAGCATGTCAAAGATTGGCAAGAAAATTGATTTCATTGGTTTAAGTTGATTTACTTTGTATAACAATCAGTGAAACGTCAGTTGGAAAATCCTGCAAGTTGTCCAGAAGCAGCAGAACCACTTCAAAGCATTCAGGTCAACAACGCAGCGTAAAGAGCTCCCTGTTCTGGTCAGGACACCATTGTGCTCTCAAGACTCATCCCTTTCGAAAAGGTAgtattttctattgttttttgttctctTACAGCTGTGGATGCTGAGGTTATTTCCCAGGCACTGTGGTGTTCTCTGGGGCAGAACTTGAGAACCCGGTGAACCAAGTGGCCCTGAAGGCAGCGGTGGACGGGAAAGAGATGGTCACAAAGAAGGAGCTGTAGAGTTCTCATATATCAGAACACTGAACTTTTAGATCTGCTCTGAAGCCCTGTGGTCTGTCATGCGTGAGAGAGATTACCTACACATCAGAAACTCAGCATGAGACTGAATTAATAGGAAATGTTTTTAAGTCTTGAACATCCTGCATAGGTTTTATTGGACCCCAAGTAGGCTGTATAGACttggcttaacccataaagacccagtgctacttttgtggcagttcacaaatgattttttaTCTCTATTTCTATCTTTCTTCATCAATTTTTcaaaaatattatccactgtatttagtattttttggtgtaaattatgtattttcctacatttaattcacagatcatgtagatgttcatgaaaactcagaataaattcaaagttaattatatcaaaactgaaaaatgaagaaaaagtgagtttctcagcaaagatattgctaaccgaatgtaaaaacaagtgtgtccatccactgtcatttgttgaactctatgggttttactggtgaattaatttttgtagaagatgacggtgtttccacgttcactacagagcctctgaacgtccaaatgggtcatatctgaggaccatgaaaagatgacaaactgtatttaacacacagtatttacatgtattgatagaattagtggattaacaggtattatgtCATGATCcactttttggtttggtttggttgtcttctgtttcctcccctccccctctgtgGTAATGTGTGGTGTGTGCCAGGTAATGGCACACACCAGGAGCTGATCTGCAATCAAGCTCTCCTCCTGCTTATAAGCCCTGCAGCTCTTGTGCTGTGTGCCAGAACATCTTCACTTCCATGCTGGTAAGATGGTCGCTCTCATTTTGGTGTACTTGGTATTGTGGTTTCCTGGTGCTTGGGTTTTTGTTAATTGAGTCTGTGTCTGAGTTCAGACCGTCGTAAATATCAACTCTTGGTTTCCATCTTATGTTCCTTTCCCGGTGTGTG
This genomic window from Sphaeramia orbicularis chromosome 20, fSphaOr1.1, whole genome shotgun sequence contains:
- the LOC115411659 gene encoding probable polyketide synthase 1; this translates as MEEPEGGIAVVGIGCNFPGGEGLDNFWKVLVEGRNCSVPVPRERFDLASWYDPDENKPGKSRTAKAALIDGFNEFDHRFFGISDSEVEQMDPQQKQLLQCVYRALENAGLPLEKASGTRTGVFIGLMNRDYETNAAHVHPSVINHWTGTGLAMSIAANRVSYIFNFTGPSLSVDCACSSSLVALHLACQAIKQGDCDMAVCGGVNCIIEPRVFVALSKAKMISPEGTSKPFSNRADGYGRGEGCGVVLLKPLKKAVQDHDHIWGVISKTAVNQDGHTVSPITKPSMTQQEELLRRIYSQSDIQKVQYIEAHGTGTPVGDPTEAGSISNVVAKAKPPGSEILCVGSVKSNIGHTESAAGVAGLIKILLMMKHKTIVPSVFYSEDTASVDAKALNIKVPKAAEAWEASGDRVAGVNNFGFGGTNAHAIVKQHKQPCAKQHNDGKKTKYFVLSANSQKSLTLMMEDTIKQIEADVQVDLDALLYTSACRRSHKKHKYRKAMVVSSVDDLKDKLSANKSKNVSPSSIDPRLVYVFCGNGVTYHGMCKQLLKHEPVFREKISQISQHFQKLSTLNILDKLESQTESSDFKNPDVVQPLLFAIQVGIFTLFRHWGVKPDAILGHSVGEVAAAHCSGILSLEDAVKVIYFRSLLQTKVTGGKMLVISNMPVSDVTSLLPSYSGKICLAASNSPQSCTLSGDADAIETLNKELSNSVNSQNLFLRVLDVPAAYHSHMMDPILSEIKTKIGSLQVNDLDTELFSTVTGKEVQQAEFCSGEYWARNIREPVAFEQAVRSATKGMKNTVFVEIGPRRALQRNIMESLGNDVAVLASVQPGKDHETAVSVVSKLFELGVQVDWDTFYRGYETEPLLFPRYQFDCSVRDVIIGAAQKNTSSNHPVLCQTGSESNVFSCDLMSDSSFYLKQHKHNDVPIIPGAFHAELGLAAFMASAKPKVPLKSLQLSVSFHSPFVLMPNSPEMKVQLDQTEEETRFTVLSPSAVYASGTVVSKKERLVEEQCISLKSIYERCRSAVSAQEFYGYLSQGGFQYGDVFQIKGNVHYGEDLKEAYSLIIVPEKLRPQLHDYCIHPVVLDFLMQLLPVTVEHIFAGRPGFPAKIGSLTVFEPLEEEMVVYLRAIDVDVDQFEVCGCFADMEGRVLVEVKHVIIKYLGSRSHVVDEYFYHNDFSVIPEGTEPTSRPRALVFCDDLGISRGLEQHLDSRSKYISSKHAKDILSHGFPTLLENLNIKDIEKNFDEVLFLWGKDDLSSMTADVVLQNLANCCEIFQQIVLKLKQIHFPNSIRAVTYRSSDITVDHISPGFALAGMTRSVAAEIPELSFQLIDINSVSAQDIAALSQVLRAYPCIKYPELVVKDGMILKPSVVRTPPQVTDSTEGTFSTTMSDPCIFQTDNAHRTTNVSAVHCVEEVQPISEQLVEIQPTNICVHSSDYFPVSASHLKFGQTLYWNKHSSQRHKLIALDFSGTITAVGKNVRKLKVGDHVASCYPVTAASKVRVPEDVCYSTKRFPFWQKSPCVSYFVLAWEVLHRALPRPKHHLGIISSVHDSVLVKVLALTAHESGWTVVVGTQCNGSFVDVSKIEAFVILPPFDETLIAKVGSFPGVKYIVTVCESQQQCLLAQDMLQSINDSVHLQTIQMPVILRKGYLTTQKPQLLHWLKSLNFSRKFTLESFTFQSLKPENIKTLDSEKSESYFNSTKVPVVVLGKDDSVTQSDIPLLPTTKKLFHKQALYIVVGGLSGLGFETVKFISQKGGEYIVILSRSKPNPDVQQEIHNLEKRCGNCITTMECDVSVSEHVHRVVRAIGQKFPDCPIRGVFHSAVVLHDGLIETLDRSLYEKVFKPKVNGVLNLHNATQHCQLDYFVCFSSISAFLGNASQTNYAAANTFLDTFCQYRRKLGLPGQSINWGALNLGLLLNKEHFQKFLEAKGMMVLDVGEIHRSLEQCLVLNRPQQAVCRFHYRNIRYTVLSQNPALSNRLFSIVEQVFLKSTETHVEPKLTDSVSPEEYVNSLLSKTIGMDESELKEELPLSSLGVDSMQAMTLQNLIFQERGVNLPLVKLLDPTATISSLVALLI